Proteins from a genomic interval of Quercus lobata isolate SW786 chromosome 11, ValleyOak3.0 Primary Assembly, whole genome shotgun sequence:
- the LOC115967974 gene encoding ruvB-like protein 1 isoform X1, whose product MLLRGTDMNCPHGIPVDLLDRLVIIRTQTYDVADMIKILALRANVEDLVIDDESLAYLGDIGLQASLRNAVQLLSPSTIMAKMNGRDNICKADIEEVKALYVDAKSSARLLQALFR is encoded by the exons ATGCTGCTAAG AGGGACTGATATGAACTGTCCTCATGGCATACCTGTCGACTTGTTGGACCGGTTGGTTATTATCCGAACACAGACTTATGATGTTGCTGACATGATAAAG ATTTTGGCTCTCCGTGCAAATGTGGAGGACCTAGTAATAGATGACGAAAGTTTGGCTTACCTGGGTGACATTGGTCTACAAGCATCCTTAAG GAATGCAGTTCAGCTGTTATCGCCCTCCACTATTATGGCAAAAATGAATGGCCGTGACAATATCTGCAAG GCGGATATTGAGGAAGTGAAAGCTCTCTATGTGGATGCAAAGTCTTCAGCAAGACTTCTTCAAGCATTATTTAGGTAA